From a single Nematostella vectensis chromosome 3, jaNemVect1.1, whole genome shotgun sequence genomic region:
- the LOC5511221 gene encoding uncharacterized protein LOC5511221: MLIYVESKAFPNKTFTLICNPHDTIARARAQMLHILYELGREEHQFRFRFKGEYLRDAYTLDDYKILDNSVIKMVPMSKRKRGSYANLHGSRNSGIDDEHDFSSKANLPAGHHELDDVQKALYKEIAIFTKREKLLTDFKVLLWIHFLAAVLSLTTTYRYAASWSGLLMIFGFAYCPNYTRLGGFVGKYGMNKKHFMIFFSVGAIMNLTASLLMGIYLIFELLAFVCDNQDPSCLRQKELMWWSIILYLTQAVALAASIFISIMLIFNFNYEVGNIIEKFLIQTRDIDKVMNSAKLGNTKERRHAAFELASLAALGDETKFRIVGEGGLESLMNLCLSDDIATQEYAAEAVSELLTIPAIQDQFVELGGVRTLCALLHSKDKRVVNEAVTALSYIVADSEANRQTLLNENGMDDLFYIAERVHVPASRIVSAIFLELAFSAEIRIMMSAQQASVSALEKLCRSRDDETQRLSLQTLELLAIENSDTIIGHDGLLDYLLFLPSTSDDEQLYLLASKILLYYAENESACQKLVDFPDLKNCLTDFAVSNDPLLQNIVAKIILAMLDSHENKDAIASLGLDEVLMFIKSDATDRDAWEMSDHGLTILHNIRPKLHKDDSNTSVESITGKKDV; this comes from the exons ATGCTGATTTATGTAGAAAGCAAAGCTTTCCCG AACAAGACCTTTACCTTAATATGCAATCCACATGACACCATCGCAAGAGCACGGGCACAGATGCTCCACATATTGTATGAGCTTGGCAGAGAAGAGCACCAGTTCCGCTTCAGATTTAAGGGGGAATACCTGCGAGATGCCTATACTCTAgat GATTACAAGATACTTGACAATTCTGTCATAAAGATGGTTCCCATGAGTAAAAGGAAACGAGGA TCCTATGCAAATCTTCATGGATCAAGGAATAGTGGAATTGATGACGAGCATGACTTCTCTTCCAAGGCTAATCTCCCCGCAGGTCACCATGAGCTTGATGATGTCCAGAAAGCACTTTATAAAGAGATAGCCATTTTCACCAAGAGGGAAAAGTTGCTGACAGATTTCAAG gTACTTCTTTGGATTCATTTCCTGGCCGCTGTTCTGTCTTTGACCACCACATACCGCTATGCTGCCAGCTGGTCTG GTTTGTTGATGATATTTGGTTTTGCATACTGTCCTAATTACACAAGACTTGGAGGTTTTGTTGGAAAATATGGGATGAA CAAAAAGCATTTCATGATTTTCTTCTCTGTGGGTGCAATCATGAACCTAACTGCCTCATTGTTGATGGGGATCTACCTTATTTTTGAGTTGCTG GCATTTGTTTGTGACAATCAAGATCCCAGCTGCTTACGACAGAAAGAACTGATGTGGTGGTCAA TTATTCTCTATCTGACCCAAGCTGTTGCACTAGCTGCCAGCATCTTCATCTCCATCATGCTCATCTTCAACTTCAATTATGAG GTTGGCAACATTATTGAGAAGTTTCTGATTCAAACCCGTGACATTGACAAAGTAATGAATAGTGCTAAACTGGGGAATACTAAGGAGAGGCGCCACGCAGCGTTTGAGCTTGCCAGCCTTGCTGCCCTTGGGGACGAGACTAAGTTCAGGATTGTAGGTGAAGGAGG GTTGGAGTCTCTGATGAATCTTTGCCTCTCTGATGATATT GCAACACAAGAATATGCTGCCGAAGCTGTATCCGAGCTGCTTACGATCCCTGCTATACAG GATCAGTTTGTTGAGCTTGGTGGAGTGCggacattgtgtgccttgcTGCATAGTAAAGACAAGCGAGTGGTGAATGAGGCTGTGACAGCTCTGAGTTACATTGTGGCAGACAGTGAGGCTAACCGACAAACTCTTCTAAACGAGAATGG AATGGATGACCTATTCTATATTGCAGAACGAG TGCATGTTCCTGCTTCTCGGATTGTGTCCGCCATCTTCTTGGAGCTGGCCTTCAGTGCAGAAATCCGAATTATGATGAGTGCCCAACAGGCGTCAG TTTCTGCCCTGGAGAAGTTATGCCGGTCCAGAGATGATGAGACGCAGCGCCTTTCACTGCAGACTCTTGAGCTTCTTGCAATCGAGAACTCAGACACCATAATCGGCCAT GACGGTTTGCTGGATTACTTACTCTTCCTGCCCAGTACAAGTGATGACGAACAACTCTACCTACTCGCAAGCAAAATACTGCTTTACTACGCCGAAAATGAGTCT GCGTGTCAAAAGCTGGTAGATTTTCCCGACCTGAAGAATTGCTTGACAGACTTTGCCGTCTCCAACGATCCACTGCTGCAGAACATCGTGGCTAAAATAATCCTAGCCATGCTGGACTCACACGAGAACAA AGATGCCATTGCCTCTCTCGGTCTGGACGAAGTGCTGATGTTTATAAAGAGTGACGCAACAGACCGTGATGCGTGGGAGATGTCTGATCACGGCCTGACTATCCTACATAACATTAGACCAAAGCTACACAAAGACGACTCTAATACATCTGTTGAGTCGATCACAGGGAAGAAAGATGTGTAA
- the LOC5511234 gene encoding zinc metalloproteinase nas-4, producing the protein MDRMVLPLLAFVILCFSQGAFLKALDTEIYKELREEILKEDHTKSEQESGLFEGDIEIDASTRHALTHGGSIDVRDALRRPIYRWPNGKLYYKFDELLGRRVRRQIHQAIEHIKLHTCIRFQEVDDSYKNNYVKFYQGSGCSSRVGRDWVHKEQKISIGRGCTRLGTIAHEIMHSLGFFHEQSRQDRDKFIKILWSNIGRNHRHNFNKYPANLGTTLGKPYDYHSVMHYSRYAFSNDDEPTIVTKKRRVLIGQRIGLSKWDVYQINKLYGCKEHKSDEVEPFLCLALLHKRGRCTEKMNRLCSRTCSKSDLVTRASLSADVPDDVVFKDFSSANTQD; encoded by the exons ATGGACCGAATGGTGCTGCCTCTGCTGGCTTTCGTGATTCTATGTTTCTCACAAGGGGCCTTTCTAAAGGCCTTGGATACTGAAATTTACAAAGAACTAAGAG AAGAAATTCTTAAAGAAGATCATACAAAAAGTGAACAAGAATCAG GTCTATTTGAGGGGGATATTGAAATTGACGCGAGCACTCGGCATGCACTGACTCATGGGGGAAGCATTGACGTACGAGACGCATTGCGTAGACCAATCTACCGCTGGCCAAATGGAAAACTTTATTACAAGTTCGACGAGCTCTTGG GTAGGAGAGTCCGCCGCCAGATCCACCAGGCTATAGAACACATCAAGCTGCATACTTGCATTCGCTTCCAGGAAGTAGACGATTCATACAAAAACAACTATGTCAAGTTCTACCAGGGAAGTGG CTGTTCCTCCAGAGTTGGCCGAGACTGGGTGCACAAGGAGCAGAAGATATCTATTGGGCGTGGCTGTACACGACTTGGGACCATCGCCCATGAGATCATGCACTCGCTCGGATTCTTTCACGAGCAGTCAAGACAAGACCGGGACAAATTCATCAAAATCTTGTGGAGTAACATTGGTAGAA ATCATCGCCACAACTTCAACAAGTACCCAGCCAATCTCGGTACAACCCTGGGCAAGCCGTACGACTACCATAGCGTCATGCACTACTCTCGATACGCATTCTCAAATGACGATGAACCCACCATCGTGACGAAGAAAAGGAGAGTGCTGATCGGTCAACGCATTGGACTCAGCAAATGGGACGTCTACCAGATCAACAAGCTCTATGGATGCAAAG AGCATAAATCAGACGAAGTAGAACCATTTCTGTGTCTTGCCTTACTGCACAAACGTGGAAGGTGCACAGAGAAGATGAATAGGCTGTGTTCTAGGACATGTAGTAAGAGTG ATCTGGTCACCCGAGCAAGCCTGAGTGCCGATGTGCCTGATGATGTCGTGTTCAAGGACTTCAGTTCTGCTAATACACAAGACTAA
- the LOC5511223 gene encoding N-acetyllactosaminide beta-1,6-N-acetylglucosaminyl-transferase isoform X2, with product MARYPRRKLKEPDAFVQMIPVLFSQMSEIQSFHFDSSLPLSVFAPRYAQFSVVVLFGLGCFILSVFALRDATSRPVASTVHTSGRTISYSLRPNSTAWARCQSLIHGSTRPSDGGYRLQNSQSDGDIFDKYRDESCHQIRAFYPHPTPTRTELDFPIAYGILIYKGLPLFERLLQALYMPQNYYCIHIDKKTNSYFVDAAQRMVACLPNVFIAKTRVNVKWGEISLVKAELSCMTELQTFKWKYYINLVGQDFPLYNNMEIVRVLKSLHGLNNIESIEMPAYNVHRVEFVRHGQKLLRKSPPPHGLIIRKGSVHGILTRKFTEFVLRDKVARDLLKWLEDVFAADEIFFATLQYDQATPGGIHGQQPECIARVKRWRPGYCAGRYVRNICWIDIRDLTWVLSEGNNRKLFVNKIPFEFSSDLLKCMLESLLRRRYPMGTRGRPS from the exons ATGGCG cgTTACCCACGAAGAAAGCTAAAAGAACCTGACGCTTTTGTTCAAATGATTCCTGTGTTGTTTTCCCAGATGTCAGAGATACAAAGCTTTCATTTTGATTCCTCACTTCCCCTAAGTGTGTTCGCGCCACGCTACGCGCAATTCAGTGTGGTCGTCTTGTTTGGTCTCGGATGTTTCATTCTCAGCGTGTTTGCATTGCGAGATGCGACGTCCAGACCAGTTGCGAGCACCGTTCATACCAGTGGGCGAACCATCAGTTACTCACTCCGTCCAAAT TCAACAGCATGGGCACGCTGCCAATCTCTAATTCACGGATCAACGCGCCCCTCAGATGGTGGATATCGCCTCCAAAACTCACAATCAGACGGCGACATCTTCGACAAATACAGGGACGAATCCTGCCATCAAATACGTGCATtttacccccaccccaccccaacaCGTACTGAACTGGATTTTCCGATAGCTTACGGCATATTAATTTACAAAGGGCTTCCCTTGTTTGAGCGCTTACTCCAAGCTCTTTACATGCCTCAGAACTATTACTGCATCCATATCGACAAAAAGACAAACTCATATTTTGTTGATGCAGCCCAGCGAATGGTTGCGTGCCTGCCGAACGTGTTCATCGCGAAAACTCGCGTGAACGTGAAATGGGGCGAGATTTCCCTTGTGAAGGCTGAACTAAGCTGTATGACAGAGCTTCAAACTTTCAAATGGAAATACTATATCAACTTAGTGGGGCAGGATTTTCCACTCTATAACAACATGGAGATAGTCAGGGTTCTCAAGAGTCTCCACGGACTCAACAACATCGAGAGCATTGAGATGCCAGCTTATAACGTGCATCGGGTCGAGTTTGTCCGCCATGGACAAAAATTGCTTAGAAAATCCCCTCCACCTCATGGTTTGATCATCAGAAAGGGCTCCGTACATGGAATACTCACTAGAAAGTTCACGGAGTTCGTCTTACGCGACAAAGTTGCCAGGGATTTGCTAAAGTGGCTGGAAGACGTGTTTGCCGCTGACGAAATTTTCTTCGCGACCCTGCAGTATGACCAGGCCACCCCGGGCGGTATTCACGGCCAACAACCAGAATGCATTGCGCGGGTAAAGCGCTGGAGGCCTGGTTATTGTGCTGGTCGCTACGTCAGAAATATCTGCTGGATCGACATACGGGACCTTACGTGGGTGTTAAGCGAGGGGAACAACCGGAAGTTGTTTGTGAACAAAATACCGTTCGAGTTCAGTAGTGATCTGTTGAAATGTATGCTCGAGTCACTGCTAAGGCGCCGATATCCAATGGGGACAAGGGGCAGACCGAGTTAG
- the LOC5511223 gene encoding N-acetyllactosaminide beta-1,6-N-acetylglucosaminyl-transferase isoform X4, with translation MAMSEIQSFHFDSSLPLSVFAPRYAQFSVVVLFGLGCFILSVFALRDATSRPVASTVHTSGRTISYSLRPNSTAWARCQSLIHGSTRPSDGGYRLQNSQSDGDIFDKYRDESCHQIRAFYPHPTPTRTELDFPIAYGILIYKGLPLFERLLQALYMPQNYYCIHIDKKTNSYFVDAAQRMVACLPNVFIAKTRVNVKWGEISLVKAELSCMTELQTFKWKYYINLVGQDFPLYNNMEIVRVLKSLHGLNNIESIEMPAYNVHRVEFVRHGQKLLRKSPPPHGLIIRKGSVHGILTRKFTEFVLRDKVARDLLKWLEDVFAADEIFFATLQYDQATPGGIHGQQPECIARVKRWRPGYCAGRYVRNICWIDIRDLTWVLSEGNNRKLFVNKIPFEFSSDLLKCMLESLLRRRYPMGTRGRPS, from the exons ATGGCG ATGTCAGAGATACAAAGCTTTCATTTTGATTCCTCACTTCCCCTAAGTGTGTTCGCGCCACGCTACGCGCAATTCAGTGTGGTCGTCTTGTTTGGTCTCGGATGTTTCATTCTCAGCGTGTTTGCATTGCGAGATGCGACGTCCAGACCAGTTGCGAGCACCGTTCATACCAGTGGGCGAACCATCAGTTACTCACTCCGTCCAAAT TCAACAGCATGGGCACGCTGCCAATCTCTAATTCACGGATCAACGCGCCCCTCAGATGGTGGATATCGCCTCCAAAACTCACAATCAGACGGCGACATCTTCGACAAATACAGGGACGAATCCTGCCATCAAATACGTGCATtttacccccaccccaccccaacaCGTACTGAACTGGATTTTCCGATAGCTTACGGCATATTAATTTACAAAGGGCTTCCCTTGTTTGAGCGCTTACTCCAAGCTCTTTACATGCCTCAGAACTATTACTGCATCCATATCGACAAAAAGACAAACTCATATTTTGTTGATGCAGCCCAGCGAATGGTTGCGTGCCTGCCGAACGTGTTCATCGCGAAAACTCGCGTGAACGTGAAATGGGGCGAGATTTCCCTTGTGAAGGCTGAACTAAGCTGTATGACAGAGCTTCAAACTTTCAAATGGAAATACTATATCAACTTAGTGGGGCAGGATTTTCCACTCTATAACAACATGGAGATAGTCAGGGTTCTCAAGAGTCTCCACGGACTCAACAACATCGAGAGCATTGAGATGCCAGCTTATAACGTGCATCGGGTCGAGTTTGTCCGCCATGGACAAAAATTGCTTAGAAAATCCCCTCCACCTCATGGTTTGATCATCAGAAAGGGCTCCGTACATGGAATACTCACTAGAAAGTTCACGGAGTTCGTCTTACGCGACAAAGTTGCCAGGGATTTGCTAAAGTGGCTGGAAGACGTGTTTGCCGCTGACGAAATTTTCTTCGCGACCCTGCAGTATGACCAGGCCACCCCGGGCGGTATTCACGGCCAACAACCAGAATGCATTGCGCGGGTAAAGCGCTGGAGGCCTGGTTATTGTGCTGGTCGCTACGTCAGAAATATCTGCTGGATCGACATACGGGACCTTACGTGGGTGTTAAGCGAGGGGAACAACCGGAAGTTGTTTGTGAACAAAATACCGTTCGAGTTCAGTAGTGATCTGTTGAAATGTATGCTCGAGTCACTGCTAAGGCGCCGATATCCAATGGGGACAAGGGGCAGACCGAGTTAG
- the LOC5511223 gene encoding N-acetyllactosaminide beta-1,6-N-acetylglucosaminyl-transferase isoform X3 codes for MPVMRDNHLMKMSEIQSFHFDSSLPLSVFAPRYAQFSVVVLFGLGCFILSVFALRDATSRPVASTVHTSGRTISYSLRPNSTAWARCQSLIHGSTRPSDGGYRLQNSQSDGDIFDKYRDESCHQIRAFYPHPTPTRTELDFPIAYGILIYKGLPLFERLLQALYMPQNYYCIHIDKKTNSYFVDAAQRMVACLPNVFIAKTRVNVKWGEISLVKAELSCMTELQTFKWKYYINLVGQDFPLYNNMEIVRVLKSLHGLNNIESIEMPAYNVHRVEFVRHGQKLLRKSPPPHGLIIRKGSVHGILTRKFTEFVLRDKVARDLLKWLEDVFAADEIFFATLQYDQATPGGIHGQQPECIARVKRWRPGYCAGRYVRNICWIDIRDLTWVLSEGNNRKLFVNKIPFEFSSDLLKCMLESLLRRRYPMGTRGRPS; via the exons ATGCCCGTTATGAGGGATAACCACTTAATGAAG ATGTCAGAGATACAAAGCTTTCATTTTGATTCCTCACTTCCCCTAAGTGTGTTCGCGCCACGCTACGCGCAATTCAGTGTGGTCGTCTTGTTTGGTCTCGGATGTTTCATTCTCAGCGTGTTTGCATTGCGAGATGCGACGTCCAGACCAGTTGCGAGCACCGTTCATACCAGTGGGCGAACCATCAGTTACTCACTCCGTCCAAAT TCAACAGCATGGGCACGCTGCCAATCTCTAATTCACGGATCAACGCGCCCCTCAGATGGTGGATATCGCCTCCAAAACTCACAATCAGACGGCGACATCTTCGACAAATACAGGGACGAATCCTGCCATCAAATACGTGCATtttacccccaccccaccccaacaCGTACTGAACTGGATTTTCCGATAGCTTACGGCATATTAATTTACAAAGGGCTTCCCTTGTTTGAGCGCTTACTCCAAGCTCTTTACATGCCTCAGAACTATTACTGCATCCATATCGACAAAAAGACAAACTCATATTTTGTTGATGCAGCCCAGCGAATGGTTGCGTGCCTGCCGAACGTGTTCATCGCGAAAACTCGCGTGAACGTGAAATGGGGCGAGATTTCCCTTGTGAAGGCTGAACTAAGCTGTATGACAGAGCTTCAAACTTTCAAATGGAAATACTATATCAACTTAGTGGGGCAGGATTTTCCACTCTATAACAACATGGAGATAGTCAGGGTTCTCAAGAGTCTCCACGGACTCAACAACATCGAGAGCATTGAGATGCCAGCTTATAACGTGCATCGGGTCGAGTTTGTCCGCCATGGACAAAAATTGCTTAGAAAATCCCCTCCACCTCATGGTTTGATCATCAGAAAGGGCTCCGTACATGGAATACTCACTAGAAAGTTCACGGAGTTCGTCTTACGCGACAAAGTTGCCAGGGATTTGCTAAAGTGGCTGGAAGACGTGTTTGCCGCTGACGAAATTTTCTTCGCGACCCTGCAGTATGACCAGGCCACCCCGGGCGGTATTCACGGCCAACAACCAGAATGCATTGCGCGGGTAAAGCGCTGGAGGCCTGGTTATTGTGCTGGTCGCTACGTCAGAAATATCTGCTGGATCGACATACGGGACCTTACGTGGGTGTTAAGCGAGGGGAACAACCGGAAGTTGTTTGTGAACAAAATACCGTTCGAGTTCAGTAGTGATCTGTTGAAATGTATGCTCGAGTCACTGCTAAGGCGCCGATATCCAATGGGGACAAGGGGCAGACCGAGTTAG
- the LOC5511223 gene encoding N-acetyllactosaminide beta-1,6-N-acetylglucosaminyl-transferase isoform X1, translating into MPVMRDNHLMKRYPRRKLKEPDAFVQMIPVLFSQMSEIQSFHFDSSLPLSVFAPRYAQFSVVVLFGLGCFILSVFALRDATSRPVASTVHTSGRTISYSLRPNSTAWARCQSLIHGSTRPSDGGYRLQNSQSDGDIFDKYRDESCHQIRAFYPHPTPTRTELDFPIAYGILIYKGLPLFERLLQALYMPQNYYCIHIDKKTNSYFVDAAQRMVACLPNVFIAKTRVNVKWGEISLVKAELSCMTELQTFKWKYYINLVGQDFPLYNNMEIVRVLKSLHGLNNIESIEMPAYNVHRVEFVRHGQKLLRKSPPPHGLIIRKGSVHGILTRKFTEFVLRDKVARDLLKWLEDVFAADEIFFATLQYDQATPGGIHGQQPECIARVKRWRPGYCAGRYVRNICWIDIRDLTWVLSEGNNRKLFVNKIPFEFSSDLLKCMLESLLRRRYPMGTRGRPS; encoded by the exons ATGCCCGTTATGAGGGATAACCACTTAATGAAG cgTTACCCACGAAGAAAGCTAAAAGAACCTGACGCTTTTGTTCAAATGATTCCTGTGTTGTTTTCCCAGATGTCAGAGATACAAAGCTTTCATTTTGATTCCTCACTTCCCCTAAGTGTGTTCGCGCCACGCTACGCGCAATTCAGTGTGGTCGTCTTGTTTGGTCTCGGATGTTTCATTCTCAGCGTGTTTGCATTGCGAGATGCGACGTCCAGACCAGTTGCGAGCACCGTTCATACCAGTGGGCGAACCATCAGTTACTCACTCCGTCCAAAT TCAACAGCATGGGCACGCTGCCAATCTCTAATTCACGGATCAACGCGCCCCTCAGATGGTGGATATCGCCTCCAAAACTCACAATCAGACGGCGACATCTTCGACAAATACAGGGACGAATCCTGCCATCAAATACGTGCATtttacccccaccccaccccaacaCGTACTGAACTGGATTTTCCGATAGCTTACGGCATATTAATTTACAAAGGGCTTCCCTTGTTTGAGCGCTTACTCCAAGCTCTTTACATGCCTCAGAACTATTACTGCATCCATATCGACAAAAAGACAAACTCATATTTTGTTGATGCAGCCCAGCGAATGGTTGCGTGCCTGCCGAACGTGTTCATCGCGAAAACTCGCGTGAACGTGAAATGGGGCGAGATTTCCCTTGTGAAGGCTGAACTAAGCTGTATGACAGAGCTTCAAACTTTCAAATGGAAATACTATATCAACTTAGTGGGGCAGGATTTTCCACTCTATAACAACATGGAGATAGTCAGGGTTCTCAAGAGTCTCCACGGACTCAACAACATCGAGAGCATTGAGATGCCAGCTTATAACGTGCATCGGGTCGAGTTTGTCCGCCATGGACAAAAATTGCTTAGAAAATCCCCTCCACCTCATGGTTTGATCATCAGAAAGGGCTCCGTACATGGAATACTCACTAGAAAGTTCACGGAGTTCGTCTTACGCGACAAAGTTGCCAGGGATTTGCTAAAGTGGCTGGAAGACGTGTTTGCCGCTGACGAAATTTTCTTCGCGACCCTGCAGTATGACCAGGCCACCCCGGGCGGTATTCACGGCCAACAACCAGAATGCATTGCGCGGGTAAAGCGCTGGAGGCCTGGTTATTGTGCTGGTCGCTACGTCAGAAATATCTGCTGGATCGACATACGGGACCTTACGTGGGTGTTAAGCGAGGGGAACAACCGGAAGTTGTTTGTGAACAAAATACCGTTCGAGTTCAGTAGTGATCTGTTGAAATGTATGCTCGAGTCACTGCTAAGGCGCCGATATCCAATGGGGACAAGGGGCAGACCGAGTTAG
- the LOC125561166 gene encoding uncharacterized protein LOC125561166, with translation MKWRTGSELCRPSCCSIGKHVEMSKRTVFNNLWLQDPLFPWVAQAQESTKARCKMCSVTFELGNMGKQALISHAKGKKHLRRVAPSTQQVSLNSFVTVQKQESEQNSSAAERTMTVPPPPVDLSQVASSSDSSKGTIKKYVTKDETLKAEVLWAIKVLMSHYSCNSSAGTDKLFSNMFPDSVIAKQFQCGATKCSYLICFGIAPFFHDELMKRLQEQGTMYVISFDESLNKVIQKEQMDLIVRFWDVQKNKVVSRYIDSQFLGHTRAADLLQSFKLGLQKLNPANLVQVSMDGPNVNWKFLEDLLEDREQTDPDLPKLINIGACGLHVVHGAFKYGATATGWRLDKLLRSLWYTFSDSPAKREDYEAISGSSMWPLRFCGTRWLEDLPVAERAVAIWPNIKKYVDEVSKLPKSKIPTSQSFKNLQAFVQDPLIVAKLEFFISIARILGPFLKKFQTDQPMVPFLTQDVQTILEAILSKFVKKSVLQEATTCAKLANIDVSKSDNLLPPRKVDVGFAAKMSVHKMESTKQATPLQILEFQNNCLEFLKQLSSKVMDRSPLKYKMARNLVSLNPIYMASNPEAATTRFSNVLQQLISHKMKSTHCCDIALQQYKAFLADVERYSKEDFKSYQSSDKALDVFLAEYFHQKPQYADLWQTVKMLLILSHGQSCVERGFSDNKDIVSNNMHQDTLVGFRRAHSGVKSLECPIEDSITTELLTSCKYASNRYRQSLAEKKSIEAKTHKESLKRKVEEDIKQAKKKKQKLETTATALLKEADDLATNAEMKGDFSILAKSNALRVKSKEKRKEIEKEEQNIDLLQKKLKSF, from the exons ATGAAGTGGAGGACTGGGTCTGAATTATGTCGGCCATCTTGTTGCAGTATTGGAAAGCACGTGGAG ATGAGTAAGCGAACTGTATTTAATAATCTATGGCTTCAAGACCCACTATTTCCTTGGGTTGCACAAGCTCAGGAATCAACTAAAGCAAGGTGTAAAATGTGCTCTGTTACATTTGAGCTTGGAAATATGGGAAAACAAGCACTGATAAGTCATGCTAAAGGCAAAAAACACCTTAGGAGAGTTGCTCCATCGACACAACAAGTTTCTTTGAACTCTTTTGTCACTGTGCAAAAGCAAGAATCCGAACAAAATTCTTCAGCAGCAGAAAGGACAATGACTGTACCACCTCCTCCCGTCGATCTTTCTCAAGTTGCCAGTTCATCTGATTCATCTAAAGGCACAATTAAAAAGTATGTTACCAAAGATGAAACTCTAAAAGCAGAGGTGCTGTGGGCTATAAAAGTCCTCATGTCTCACTATTCCTGTAATAGTAGTGCAGGCACTGACAAGCTATTTTCCAATATGTTTCCAGACAGTGTAATTGCCAAACAGTTCCAATGTGGAGCAACAAAGTGTTCATACTTGATTTGTTTTGGCATTGCCCCATTTTTTCATGATGAATTAATGAAAAGACTTCAAGAGCAAGGAACAATGTATGTTATCTCATTTGATGAATCGCTGAATAAAGTGATCCAGAAAGAACAGATGGATTTGATTGTGCGCTTTTGGGATGTTCAGAAGAATAAAGTTGTATCAAGATACATTGATTCCCAGTTTCTTGGTCACACAAGAGCTGCAGATTTACTTCAAAGTTTCAAGCTAGGTCTACAAAAGCTGAATCCTGCAAACCTTGTGCAGGTATCGATGGATGGTCCTAATGTTAACTGGAAATTTCTTGAAGACCTATTAGAAGATAGAGAACAAACTGATCCAGATCTTCCAAAGCTCATTAATATTGGTGCCTGTGGGTTACATGTGGTACATGGGGCTTTTAAATATGGAGCTACAGCCACAGGCTGGCGTCTTGATAAACTTCTGAGGTCTCTCTGGTACACTTTTTCAGACTCACCAGCAAAAAGAGAAGATTATGAAGCCATTTCTGGAAGTTCCATGTGGCCACTACGATTTTGTGGGACAAGGTGGCTGGAAGATTTGCCAGTGGCAGAACGAGCAGTGGCTATCTGGCCAAATATCAAGAAATATGTTGACGAGGTGTCAAAGCTACCAAAGAGCAAAATTCCTACAAGCCAATCTTTCAAAAATCTACAGGCATTTGTACAAGATCCACTCATTGTTGCCAAACTTGAGTTCTTTATTAGTATCGCACGCATTCTTGGGCCTTTTTTGAAGAAATTCCAAACCGATCAGCCCATGGTCCCCTTTCTTACACAAGATGTACAAACCATACTTGAAGCAATCCTTTCCAAGTTTGTTAAGAAGTCTGTGCTTCAAGAGGCAACAACATGTGCTAAGCTTGCTAACATTGATGTTAGCAAGTCTGACAATCTTCTACCACCAAGGAAGGTAGATGTAGGTTTTGCTGCGAAGATGTCAGTGCATAAGATGGAAAGTACTAAGCAAGCCACACCTCTACAAATCCTGGAATTCCAGAATAATTGCCTTGAATTTCTGAAACAATTATCTAGCAAGGTAATGGACAGATCTCCTCTAAAGTACAAGATGGCTAGGAATCTGGTGTCTTTAAATCCTATTTACATGGCATCAAACCCTGAAGCAGCAACAACCAGATTCTCCAATGTCCTTCAGCAACTGATATCGCATAAAATGAAATCTACCCATTGTTGTGATATTGCTCTACAGCAGTACAAGGCATTCCTTGCTGATGTGGAGAGATACAGTAAGGAGGACTTCAAGTCCTACCAGTCATCAGACAAAGCACTTGATGTCTTCCTAGCAGAGTACTTTCACCAGAAACCACAGTATGCAGACCTTTGGCAAACAGTAAAGATGCTGCTTATCTTGTCCCATGGTCAATCCTGTGTTGAAAGAGGATTCTCTGATAACAAGGATATCGTGAGCAACAATATGCACCAAGACACGCTTGTTGGATTTCGCAGAGCTCACAGTGGTGTCAAAAGTCTGGAATGTCCAATTGAAGATTCTATCACAACTGAGCTGCTTACATCTTGTAAATATGCTAGTAACAGATACAGACAATCTTTAGCAGAGAAGAAATCAATTGAGGCAAAAACCCATAAAGAAAGCTTGAAAAGAAAAGTCGAAGAAGACATCAAgcaagcaaaaaagaaaaaacaaaagcttGAAACTACAGCTACTGCTCTTCTGAAAGAAGCCGATGACCTTGCTACTAATGCAGAAATGAAGGGAGACTTTAGCATTCTTGCAAAGTCGAACGCCTTGCGGgtaaaatcaaaagaaaagagGAAGGAAATAGAGAAGGAAGAACAAAATATTGATCTTCTACAGAAGAAGCTGAAATCCTTTTGA